taatcacTGCACCTATTATTCAAACTATGACCATTAACTTGCAATATCAACACCTTcccaattaaatattattttaggagCTTAGAATAActtctttttacttttatttgttctttcaaaacaaatcaaaacttaCGATTCCAAGAAGAAGATAGAGCTAGgaggataaaataataaaatgatgttgttaTCTATATATCTCTTATTTTCCCAACTAAAATTGGAAACCTTAATCCTCGTTTAAAAAGAAATGACAAAGGGGATATTTGAAAcagtaataaatattatttttaaaaatattatttatttaaaaatatatttatttatttattaaatttatttttaatattagtaaatcgaaatgatttaaaaacaatttttataaatttttttttaaaacttcagtTCAAGCACATGAACAAACACCTTGAAAATCTCATTACTATTTTAATGATTGAAAAagtaaatcttttaaatattgcACAGATAAATCaatcattcatttaattttttgaataagattAATCAAACATTAATTACTCTATATGTCACCTAACTAGAGAGCATTGACAAGACTTATCTGAACGCTTGTACCAAGTCAATAGAAGTCAATAGCCATCAGGGATATggggtattttttattttaaaatattaaattaattgtttttaaatattttaatataaaaaataaaaaaaattattttaatatattttttattaaaaaatatattttttaaaaatcatataacacaaaatcaaacaagcATGATCAGTTGAAAGATTTGAGTCCCTACTGGCCGACGTCTCATGCATTATTGTCCTTCTGTCTCCATACCAGCCTATGGCAGGTTTTTGTGAATCTGGCTATGGACTTGTGATTTCGCAGCTGGAAGGCAAGGAACATGATCTCCTTGCATTAATGGAAGGatattttggtttttcaaaaatatttttcagctaaaaatatataaaaacttctCTCAATGCTTTGTGTATTtggtattttagtttttttaaaatattttttaattataaaaacttctttcaattcttttctttgtgtagctataatttgttttttgtattaattaagATCTTTTGACTTTGTATACCATTTTAGTgtcttattattataataataataataataataataataataataataatggaaacAATCAGCCTTTTAGGCTTGGCgaagtaaataattttttattaattttaaaaatttgtttttatcaataatgtttttcttatattaactcatcaaaattattaaataacacAGTTAAGATAATTACATAAAACAATCAATAAGAATTTAATAATCTCTGCTATTCATAGCGATGTATAAACATGTGATACATTGCTTATTCCTGCTTGTTTAAAATGGTTGACAAGATGCTTAGATGTGTTTGATTTAGACTCTGTTTGGGAAGTAGTGTCCATGTTCCCAAACGCGGCCTTACTTTAATTTGGTTGTTCAGGACTGCTTTATTGGATTATGATTTGAGGGTAAAGTAAATATTTGCTCCTGAACAATGAGAATAGTcacaatttagtccttcaacaATCCATTTCACAATGCATTTGCTGTTGCTTGAACTTATGAtgttcactgtttttttttaattaatttggataTCCGGATCAGTTTAcatgtatctcgactaatctcacgggtcttaagttaatgatcatataaactTTCAGTGATCTTGAGAAGACTCGAACTCGTGTTCATTAGAAAACAAACCCAAGACTTAACTAGTTGAATTATCCCTCATTATTATGATATTCACTGTTATATTCAAGTGGTGGAGGAAAACCGATCTAGGCAACCATTTGTTTTATAGCAGGGACAAAATGATTGAGAATGCTCTAAGTGTTATGAAATATATGTTCTTTCAaagagaatatattttatttaatataattttcttgtaattatttttagtttttcttttatactCAGACTCCTTGTAATAGAAtagcttaattataaaaactccctttttctattgcaatataaaaaatacatataaatttctattttatttttttacatttgaaatatTAGAGCTAggtcttttaatattttggtcaaataTTGTGGAGGACTAGAAAACCAACATGTGCTAAATTTTCATCATATTAAAAGCATAGGAAAACACATGGAATCTCATAGAGCCACCCAGGAGAGACCGGTAGGAATCCaactttgaaatgatattcttttaAGGTATTTCATTTTGAGAGATTATTCAATACAATtggattaataaatatattttagaaagatattttaaaaataaaaaataaaaaatattatgtctaaatatatgttatttttttaatttttttttgaaaatacaaaaatcactACCACAATCTTTACATTTACCGACAGATTTTTCTATCGGTATTTGAACTATCATTCTGTTAGTAATTAATTTACTAACGAGATCACCGACGAAAATGTTCCGTCTGTAAATCTTTCAttggtaattttttgtttgtctgTAAGtctgttggtaataaaaaaaatttaccaataaaaatattctctcaatatttttatttatatctatcAATTTTATAGTagtgaatttattataaaattatataagaaaacaaatttatttttacttgtcaactaaatatatttttggtttttttgttattgtttttattatcacgtgataataattaaataatatataataaaacgcTGATATACCATCTTTTTAAGAAACAACGAGGGAGGCTGCATGGAATATGAAATCTTTATATACAATAAGTCTCTTTGATGGTTTTGTGGATTCAAAGAATTATTGTCGGATACTTCCTCTCCAATTCccaatgatatttattattatttttttgacctACCAATCTTTCCATTGACTTAAGAATGATGGAGGAgtgattgtattttaaatattttttatttataaatgtattaaaataatatttttttttattttttagaaaaataattttgatattagcatattaaaatgatttaaatatactaaaaacatattaatttaaaaaaaaattcaatttttttaataagatataagaaaaaaaatggaaaggcACAAGTGGTCTAGGACAGACAATGGTATTCTTGAAGTGtgggcttatatatatatatacaaggtAAGAAAGACCCCACATCATCCTGAAAGGTCAAATATAAAGATGCATAAAGCTCTCTCCAGGCAGCCTACTTATGCTTATGTTACTAATGTTTTGCATGGGAGCAATTAACTTGGAGGCCCAAGTTGGGAGCCTTGCTCCTGATGaaggtaatatatatatttttaatttggttcagATGAGCAGATTCTTTAATGTTTAGAGGAAGACATACACTTGTAATGCCTTCTTCTAGCAGGAGTTTTTTTATCTGCAAAATCCTCACTGCGTCATACTCTTCGATAATGCAGTCATCAAATTTGATTGTATTGCCGGATTCTGTAACTAGTAATGGCATcatgcattgatttttttacagaATTCTGTGTTTTTTGCAAACATTTCTTGGCAAGGCATTGTAGAAGCCACCTGCAACTAATCATCCCAGAATTAGAAGTtgagatttaattttgatttatgcaGTGGAAGCTCTACTTGAAGTAGCAACACAACTGGGCAAAAAAGGCTGGAATCGCAATATGAAACTGTGCAATGATACAATTTTACCTCCAAAGCCAGATGCTGACAATAAAGTTGTTTGCAACTGCTCATTTCCTGGGGGTGTGTGCCGCGTTAGTGCCATGTATATCTCTTCACTTACCACTCcatgcttttattttcaattttaatttgaggtcTGAAGGATTCTGATGGGGCCAGTTCAGGGAATGGAGGACTAGTTGTGGTGTATAAAGTCTCTTCAGAAACCCCATTTCGATAGTTGAATTTTATATCAAGAAATTCGGATAAATTCATTAGCagtaaaattatctaaaaacaagTATGATAAGGATCTCAAGGAAAACTTAATCATGCTGAAAATGTCGTGAATAGCAAAGAAAGGATCTCCAGCAAAGAAAATTTAGCAATTGTCAGAAGTTTAGGCTTAAGAGTTTGAAGAAAAGCTGAGTTTgtcagaaaataatataaattttattttgaaattttatttaataacttaaatttttgaactaaaatgattatttgatatAACAACATAGTTTTATTGACCAAGTAATGATGAGTTTGAGTCTTATcactcttattattttattcgataaaaattaagtataaaattgTATGGATGTCAAATCTTGAGGATTTCACTTTAGATGTGTGtcagagaataatataaattttttagcaCAAGTAAAAAATTTGGTTTTCTATTTCATTAAGTAATGATGAGTTATGTCTTGTATTTTCTTGACATATGATTGTTGATTTGCAATGGTTGAAAGTTTTGACTTCTTACCTTGTATTGAGGAATTGATGGGTCCATGTGTTCTTGCAATGCAGATATCTCAAAAGGCAAGATCTTGACGGTACTCTCCCAAAGGCTATCGAGAAACTTCCACACCTTAAACATCTGTAAGCAGTGCTTCAAATTACTACATTTCTACAGATTGAGCACCGTGAATTTGCATCGTATGATTCGATTTTATTAGAACTCTATCTGCTCTGCAGAGATCTCTGGGCCAACTACCTGAGTGGCAATATATATACCATCTGATGGGCTAATACCAAGCTGGAAATATTGTAAGAAAATACTGCTTTCATGTTTTCTAGCCAAGGAATTGCTTACTCATAATTAATAGATTGTATAAACAACAAGTCTATCGGCGTGAATAACTTGACAGGAAAAATTCCTAGCTCTCTGGGAAGGATTACCACACTTAGATCCTTGTATGCATTTTTCTACTAGtcaatttcttgtcttttttattttatttaaatctgtTCAATTGTCTAGTCAGGAGTAATCCTGAGAGATGGCATTTATGCAGGAACGTTCAGAACAATATGTTTTCTGGAACTGTCCCCCCTGAGCTTGGAGGCTTGGTTAACCTGGAGAATCTGTCAGTTCATTCAAGCTTTTGTATTAGAAATTAAGTCCTAACTGATTATTGAATGCTAagtgtttttctccttttgtgaTTGCAGAACTCTCAGTGCCAATTATCTCACTGGAGAGTTACCCCAGGCTCTCACTAATCTTACCGGATTGAAGGAACTGTAGGTTCTCATTTCACATGGTTATTGTGTATCATACTCATTAGTTGCAGCATTTGATATTACAGATGCATCTCTTTACTCTTAAAGTTTCTTGATTCTGTGTTTTCCGTTCGGCGAAAGCAGAAGGCTTAGCAGCAATAACTTCACTGGAGGAATACCTGATTTTATTCAGAGCTGGAAACAACTTGATATATTGTACGTGCTAGTTTCTACCACAAGCTCCGAATCTCATCACTGAAGCAGAACCCTAATCCCcctttaattttgtattaaCAGAGAGATCCAAGCTGGTGGTTTCACTGGACCCATTCCTTCAAGCGTATCTCTCTTGACTAATCTAACTGATCTGtaagatatttgttttaaatttatggtCTCCGTTACAACTTTAATCCTGAACATCTCACATTTATATGTCGGCTAATATTGAGCAGAAAAATAAGTAACTTACTTGGAGATGGTTCAGAGTTTCCCAACCTAGAATCTATAGCAGGCATTAAGTATCTGTGAGTTATTCTTGCAGCTGATACTCTCAAATCAGgatcaatttaatttacaaCACAGTATATATTTAGCTCATATGAAATTAATGTATATTGCAGGATGTTGAGCAACTGCAACTTGTCAGGAAATTTTCCTATATATTTGACCAGAATGACACAGCtgaaaattttgtaatttactCTGTCCCTTGTATATCATCCATTCTGTCATTCATCTACATGAAGATTGAAGTGTGAATCTCATGGATACTTAGAGCTGCTGTCTTTAGATTGCAGCTAcattattatttgtaaataaCTTTCAAAATGCATTATGAACCATGgtctttacccttttttttcctcttcttttcgaAAACAGGGATCTCAGTTTCAACAGATTAAATGGTTCACTTCCAACAAATTATGATGGCCTAAAAAGCTTGGAGAAAATGTAAGTATACTATATTATATTACCTTCTGTAATTAATGTTTGCCATATGAaagcataattattaaacctaaaCCAGTCAGACAACTAGTCCAAGAAAATCCAGGACTCGGAGCATGACCAGGGCCAAGATTCTAGTTGAACCATACAAGACATTGAACTGTCAAACCTATTCAACCTGGCCAAACCCAGTCCAAACCTGATCGGGTCAATATCTTGTGGAAAGAAtggaacaaaattaattttttttaataaaaatgtttacCAGAGCTGATCCGATAGCTCAATCTTTTTCAAGTTATTCTCATGGTAGAGTACAGCAATTATGATGATAAACTTGTCCTCTAGACAGTCTTTTACAATGATAGCCTTGGACAAATGTTCAACCAAATGACAATTTTTACTTTCTGCATAGGTATCTTACAAGGAACATGCTTACAGGGCCCATCCCAGATTGGATCGAGAAAAGAGATACTCGCTAGTAtgttagttttttcttaatttctgtatataaattatgatttttgagatttttgtttgtaatatattttctttttactcaattagaattattgaatattttatcCATTAACTCTCCCCTGAAAGACAGAAATGATCAACTTCAGTTCGCCTTTATCGGAACaatttcaacccaaaaacttaaTCATCAACTTCAGGTTTCCCTTATCCTATAACAGATGCGTGTCTGTAGGTTTAATAATATGTCCTAGTCTTTGAAGAGCTATACTGATGAGAAGTTTCCAGATAGTTTTCAGTACAGCGTGCATGAATGATCAAACTATCTCTAAGGTTTCATTTAGTTATTGTCCTAGAAAAGAAAGGACAAATACAGTAGGGACAAAAATGTGTTTTGTTACAGTAAcgaagatgaagatataaaaataaatttgtatagttttggattgaatttttATCTGTTAAAATCAGAAAAGACGTGAGGTGAGGACATGTTCTTTATATCCCAACTGTCTTCATCTCTTCTGTCTATTCATCTCTTCTGCATTGAGATAGAAACCAAAAGCTAACATGTGCAtgcaattttctaaaaaaatcagaaatactGGCTGAATGTTTAAGGAAGCTATCTTTGTGTGCAGCGAAATCGATCTTTCTTACAACAATTGTACTTCGGAAGCAAAATGTAGAGAAACACTGTAAGATTGATTTCATTTTCCTTGCCTTGCCTTTGATTTTGAAAGTCTGCTTCTTTTTACATCACCGTTCACTTCATAACCTACAAAACTTAACTCTTCCTGTcttgccagaaatctgttcaaAAGTACTTGGGGAGGGAACTATTCGTAAGCTTCTACTTTGataaatatctaaaacatagatcattttattttcttcttctctgtcatttcttttaaataagctGATGATTCTATCTGGCCAATCTTTCCAGGAAACCTGTTGAGTGCCTGAGTGCTTGTTCTGAAGGTACTCTTAAATTTGTAAAGCTATCCGCTTTTACGTTTCACCTGGAAGTAGACAGAAAAATGATGCAGGAACAACCTGTCAGCCTagactatatatttatttctatattCGTTGGATCATAGCATCTCAGTCATAAACTCAATGGTCCTTTTGCGTGTGGCTACCCCATCATGCATCCGACCActagataataaatataaaggtcCTATTATGTGGGCATTTACATCGTGGGTCCCACCACGATTTCCACTCTAGGAGGAAAAGGATGCTCCTGCATCACAAAATCTTAATAGTTTCTGTTCTGTTTGCTCCGATTTAGCGTACGGTCTGATCCTAACATTTCTtgtgttataatttgtttaatcatATCGGTGGCCATGAccatttttatttctatgaatAGAGCGATATTCAGTGCACATAAATTGTGGGGGACCAGAAGCCACCATTGGAAACACCATCTACGAAGCAGATAATGAGCCAGGAGGTGCAGCAAAATATGCGTCCAAAAGAGAGGATTGGCAAACAAGTACCACAGGACATATCTGGGATGTTCCTGCTTCCTTGGATAACTACATAGCACAAAACAAGTCCATGCTCAGAATGGACAACTCTGTATTGTACACAAATGCACGCCTCACTCCTTTGTCTCTCACATACCACGTTCCCTGTCTGGTAAATGGGAATTACAAAATCAAGCTGCACTTTGCAGAGATAGTAATCAGGGATAACAGATCCTACTACAGTCTAGGAAGACGGATATTTGATGTTTATATTCAGGTatctattaattaaaagatgataGATTCATTCCTTATGCAATAGGTGAcagcttaattgaagaattgttCTCGCAGGACATTGTTGTGCTGAAGGATTTTGATATAGTGAAGGAAGCGGGAGGGGTGGATAAGGTATACATTCATAATTATACAGCACCTGTAACCAATGGAGCTTTAGAGATCCGCCTTCATTGGGCTGGGAAAGGAACCACAACGTCTCCCAAAAAAGGAATATATGGTCCTCTAATATCAGCCATTGATGTGGAATCTGGTAGGTTGACATATAATAGAATGACATGGTAATGAAGGAATAATTAGTACTGTGATCTGACAATACTTGTTCTTGCTGCAATTCTATTTCTGCCTAGACTTCAAGCCACCTGATAAAGGCAGGAGGAAGAGATTCATTGTCGCTGGAGTTGTGGTTTTGCCATTATTCCTCATTCTCATATTTCTATCCACTCTTTGGTGGAAAGGTCATTTGGGAGGAAGGAAATCGAGGGATCGAGGTACAGCTGAtacatttatttgattttgcaaaTTCTAGTGAGGAATCCAGTCACTAAAATAACATGGCAATAAGCAATTTTCTGCATCTTATTTGCTGTATGTCGATCCATGAATGCGTACATTTGTCAAAGAATTATCTCAATTCAAAGGTTGAAGCTGCTTGGCGAAGCGAAAGGAATGgttttatattactctctaaCAATGGTTTTTTCAATGGGAATTGGCAATCTCAATTGTGTTTACTTATTGGACTGCAAAAACTATCTGTGTTCTTCCTTTGAAGAATCATTCATGCAGAAGAACTAATATATAAATATCCTCTTTTTTCCTTGGGCAGAACTTGTTGGGTTAGATCTGCTAACTGGTATCTTCACCTTCAGACAAATCAAAGCGGCAACGAATGACTTTGATCCAGCAAACAAACTTGGAGAAGGTGGTTTTGGCTGCGTGTACAAGGTATAGTAcagatttttgttttcatctagCTACTTGTCTactatattatttcttttttcttatcgaAGCATCAAGGAATGGCCTAAGTGAACTTATTTCTGTCTAAAATTATTCTCCTTACAGGGAGTACTATCAGATGGCACTCGGATTGCGGTTAAGCAGCTTTCAGCGAAATCAAAACAGGGGAATCGTGAGTTTGTGAACGAAATAGGCATGATTTCTGCTTTGCAACACCCAAATCTTGTTAGATTGTATGGATGTTGCATTGAGGGGAAGCAATTGTTGCTGGTATATGAATACATGGAAAACAATAGCCTTGCGCATGTTTTGTTCGGTAGGCCTCTGATCACTTCCCCATAGTATCTTATGTAAAGTaatgagaaagaaaacaagttcTTTGAATGGCATATAGATAGAATTAGTGAAGAAGAAACTGATGGGTTGGGTTATGCATGATGATTACAGGGACAAAGGAAATCAAGGCAACGAAGCTAGACTGGCGTACAAGGCAGAGGATATGTGTAAGTATAGCGAAAGGTCTGGTTTTCCTGCATGAGGAGTCGACACTCAAAATTGTTCATAGAGACATAAAAGGTACCAATATCCTTCTTGACAAGGACATGAACGCCAAGATATCTGATTTTGGAATGGCCAAGCTTGATGACGAGGACAACACCCACATCGACACCAGAGTTGCTGGAACAATGTGAGTTTCTGATATTAACACGGGGTTTATTGAACACATGAAAAATCCTGAAAAGAAGACAATAAGGAAAACACACAAGTACTTGTTGAAAAGTAAGCTGATTACTTGTTTTGATGGCAGAGAAGAAGACACAGCAGGCTGTAGCGAGAAGAATGAAGGAATGGAAGAAATTCAGTTAAAACAGTTATGGTAGTTATAGTCAGTTTTTTCTGTTAAATTCTGTTACAACCGTTTCTTACATATGTAAGAATCATAGCCCTCCATTAATGGATGGATGAGATGATTTTGATTCCTAAAATACTAGAATTAGTTACATGTAACGTGTATAAAAACAGAGTTGCTGTATTAATGAAATATATGAAATTCTTCTCAATCTTCTCTGCAAAACAAGAATACAATTCTCTTCTAAATACtgtcaagaaaacaaacatggtatcagagctcacAAACTGATTCCTAAGAGGGGCGTAAGCTGTGAAAAACAGATTGATTAAACTGTTAATTACTCAAAAATGGTAGGATCAAGCTCTAATGGAGGAGATTTAAGAACTCCACAGTTCAATGGCACAAACTATGATTTTTGGGCTGTAAAGATGGAGATAATCCTCATAGCATTCGATCTATGGGACGTAATAGAAGCTGGAATACAATCTCATCAATCACCTGAGGTTGCAATTGGATCAGGCGATGAAGAGAGTGAAGCTGAGCAAACTACATTGCTAACATCCACTACATCCAGAGAAGATAAAATCAAGAATGCAAAGGCATTAAGACTAATACAAGGAGCATTAACAGATGACCTTTTCCCACGCATAAGAAATGAGAAGACTGCAAAGGGAGCTTGGGACATCTTGAGCAGAGAATTCAGAGGAGACAAAAAGGTTAGAGCTGTAAAACTTCAAGCTGTGAGAGCTGACTTTGAATACTTGAGAATGTCAGAAAATGAAAGCCTAGATGGATATCTAGCTAAATTCTTTGCAACGGTGAATAACCTGAAATCATTAGGAGAAGATGTACCAGAAAACAGAATTGTGCAGAAACTGCTAACGAGTCTAAGCAGAAGATATAAGTCTATTGTGTCAATCATTGAGGAGACACGAGATCTTGATGTTCTGAGAGCAGAAGAAGTCATTGCTTCTGTTAAAGTCTATGATAAGAGGGAGGACCTACATGATGATAGGGATAAGCTAACAGGAACAGAGAAAGCCTTTAGCAGCTTAAAGGTTGGAAACAATCAAGCCTACAACCCACACAAGGGTTTTCATGGTAGACCTTCTCAAAGATGGCAATCACAAGACAGGAAGGGATCAAATTCATTTCCAAACAGAAACTTAAACACCTACAACAATTCTAACTGGAACAACACTGCTTGGGGAAGTAGTCAAGCGAGTGTAAAGACACTGTGTCAACTCTGCCAAAAGCAACATTTTGGCTTGTGCAGACACAAAGGAAAACCAAGATGTGGAAGATGCAATCGGTTTGGTCACATTGCAAAAGACTGTGAAAGTCACAGTCACAAACAACTAGCAAATTAtgcaaaagaagagagagtaTCCACTGGAACAATGTTCTATGCTTGCCACTCTGCAAGTCTGCAAGAGAGAAAGGTATGGTTTGTGGATAGTGCTTGCAGCAACTACATGACCTCTAAAGAATCTAAACTAATCAACATTGATAGATCAGTGACCTGCAAAGTAAAGATGGGCTCAAGAGATCTTGTGCAAGCAACTGGAAAAGGCACATTGGTTGTGGAAACTCAGCA
This genomic interval from Populus nigra chromosome 11, ddPopNigr1.1, whole genome shotgun sequence contains the following:
- the LOC133668488 gene encoding probable LRR receptor-like serine/threonine-protein kinase At1g07650: MFSGTVPPELGGLVNLENLTLSANYLTGELPQALTNLTGLKELRLSSNNFTGGIPDFIQSWKQLDILEIQAGGFTGPIPSSVSLLTNLTDLKISNLLGDGSEFPNLESIAGIKYLDLSFNRLNGSLPTNYDGLKSLEKIEIDLSYNNCTSEAKCRETLKPVECLSACSEERYSVHINCGGPEATIGNTIYEADNEPGGAAKYASKREDWQTSTTGHIWDVPASLDNYIAQNKSMLRMDNSVLYTNARLTPLSLTYHVPCLVNGNYKIKLHFAEIVIRDNRSYYSLGRRIFDVYIQDIVVLKDFDIVKEAGGVDKVYIHNYTAPVTNGALEIRLHWAGKGTTTSPKKGIYGPLISAIDVESDFKPPDKGRRKRFIVAGVVVLPLFLILIFLSTLWWKGHLGGRKSRDRGTELVGLDLLTGIFTFRQIKAATNDFDPANKLGEGGFGCVYKGVLSDGTRIAVKQLSAKSKQGNREFVNEIGMISALQHPNLVRLYGCCIEGKQLLLVYEYMENNSLAHVLFGKKEGQLNLDWPTRQKICVDIAKGLAFLHEESTLKIVHRDIKTTNVLLDGNMNAKISDFGMAKLDEEDNTHISTRVAGTMGYMAPEYALYGRLTYKAHVYSFGIVALEIVAGMSNMSFQHNESFVCLQDWALSLLQNGDIMELVDPRLGSDFKKKEAARMIKIALLCTNQSPALRPTMSAVVRMLEGKGDVQELVVDPSTFGDSLRFKSFQGYSDQSSVLSIDETQSLVRSSDRTWDGPSSSSAQDLYRDH